The sequence below is a genomic window from Armatimonadota bacterium.
GGCGTATGGTTTGCTGAAGCCGTTCAAGCCCGATCTCATTGCGATTCCCGGCGACATTTACCATGGTCAAGGACAGACACCTGCGAGCGCCCCAAAGCTAACGGGCGCGTTCGACATGCTCCAGGCTCCGTTTGGAGTGGTGGGCACACTCGGGAACCATGATCACCGCATTGGCCGACGGTTCGTCGAGGATCAGATCGCTCGCTACTCAGCTATTCGCTTGCTCGACAACCGAAGCATGGTCATCGAGAAGGGTGGGCAGGCGATCGCAATTGGAGGAGTCGGCGACTTGATCGAGGATGTGGTTTTGCTCGATCAGGCCTTCGAAGGTTTGCCGCCCGATATCCCCCGGATTTTGCTCTCACACAATCCCGAAACGGCGGAGCACATCGACCACGACATGGGAACTCGAGTGGACCTCCAACTCAGTGGCCACACGCATGGCGGGCAGATCGTGATTCCCGGTATCGTCGATCCCTACTCATGGTTCAGCCATTACGGAAGCAAGTTCAATCGGGGGTTCGTGGAAGGGAAGCGGCACCGCGTGTTCGTGTCGAAGGGATTAGCCCGGCTCAACCACATGCGCTTGTTCGCTCCGCCCGACGTGGTGTGCATTACGCTTGTTCGGGCGTGATGGATTGCTCGCGTTTTCGAATCGCGTCCAGGACATCCTCTTTGATCTGAAGAGCATCAGAGTTTCCGGGATTGAGTTCGAGGGAACGATCCACCCAGTAAATGGCTTCGTTAGCTACATCGAAGTCGTGATACAAGAGCCCGGAATAGATTTCCGCCAAAAGCAGGGCAAGCTTGCCGGATTCGGGATCGAGCCGCGCTCCTCGGTTGGCGGCGTCGAGGATTTGCTCGGATTTGGAAACCCAACCGTCAATGTCTCCCCAGTCGTTTTCAAACATTTGCTTGGCGTACCAGTAGCACACATCAGCATTATTCGGTTCTATCTCTAAGGCGCGGATTGGGCAGGCGTGGTCGGCTGTTTGAGATTGGACTTCTCGCTGGACTCGGCGGCAATCCTCAACGGTCGAGACATGATCGGCCAAGGCTTCATGGATGAGATTTGAATGAAAATGATGAAACCGAATGAGGGCGTCAACATCGCCCGGGGTGAGTTCCATCGCCCTGGCGGCAAAATCCTCAACTCGCTTCTTGATCCAAAGAGTGGAATAAAAGCGGCAAGCGATGTAGCACTCGTTGACGTCGGAGGTAGAGAGAGTTACCTGTTCACGAAACATCGCGCGAGCTTTGGTGACCTCACCATCGATGGCTAACTGAAGAACTCCGGCAATCTCCGGATACTGGGATCCGTACGTGCGGATCAAATCCTCGAAAACTTCCGCATGATGATCGAGCAACTTAGTAGGTAATCCGAAGATCGGGTCCGCGTCTTCCAAATCTGGATCGCCAAACGGAGAGCCGGATGCCTTCTTTCTATATGCGATCCCGGTAGCCACCAATCCAACTCCAATCGCGGCAAGCCAGTTCATGTCTCACTAAAGTATCCTCACCGCTGCATAATAAGTCTATGTTCAAAGTTGGAGTCGTCGGCGCTGGGCGGCTGTCGCGAGTTCATGTCCGGCACCTGTCTCGAATTCCTGACATCTCATTCCTGGTCTACGATCACCACTTTGAACGGGCCGAGCAGTTGGCAACCGAATGCGGAGGCACGGCGGTCGATTCCTTTTCCGGGCTCCTGGAGCAGGTCGATGCGGTCGATGTGATCACTCCCAACGACACGCACGGCGAGTATGCCGTCAAGGCAATTCAGGCGGGGAAGGCGACCTTTGTCGAGAAGCCTTTGGAGGCGTCGCTGGACGCGGCCAAGCAGATTCTCGACGCGGCCAACGACAGTGCGGCGACGGTCATGGTCGGTCAAGTGGTTCGTTACTTCGCCATGTACCGACGAGCGCACGACCTGGTCAAGGCGGGTTCGATTGGCAAACCCGCTGCGGTCCGAATGACACGTGGCGGTGGCATGCCGGGCGGTGAAGCAGGCTGGTTTGCCGACCATTCGCGGTCGGGCGGCGTCTTCATCGACCTCGCGGTGCATGACTTCGACTGGTTACTTTGGACGATCGGTCGAGTGACAGAGGTCTATGCCAAATCGGTTGGATCTCAGTCAGGCCAGGGACCTGACTATGGCCTCGCGACACTGACTTTCGACAACGGTTGCGTAGCTCATGTCGAATCGACTTGGATGGATAAAAACGAAAGCCGAACCGCGTTTGAAGTCTGCGGCTCCGGGGGCATGTTGGAGTTCGATTCGCGCACGACCCCGACCTTGCGAAGCGGCAGTCGGCTTGATCAGAACTTCTTGCCCGACGACGATCCGTTCTTCCTTCAACTGAAGGACTTTGTGGAGGCGGCGCGCGACCACCGACCAGCACCGGTGCTTGTAGCCGACGCTTTTGCCGCGCTTCAGGTGGCTGATGCGTGTCTGCGAAGCGCTAAATCCAACGCACCCGTCTTTCTATGACCGTCGGCGAACTTCTGGCTGAACTGAGGAACGCGAAGCCGGACTTCGTCCCGTTTCAGCCGTACGTTTGTGGGATGCCAACGGCGGACGTGCCGACCGGTCACGATGATCCCATGCTTCGGGCCGCCATTCATGTCTATTTCGGCGACCAGAACGGGGCGCACGACCAGCTTCAACCCCTTGAAGCGATGCCGGAGGCGTCGTATCTGCACGGCATCATCCACCGCCGCGAAGGCGACTTCTGGAATGCGAACTATTGGTTTCGGCAAGCCCGATCGATCGCCCGCCAAATTGGCATCGATCCCGAAGACCTGACGGAGCGAGTTCAGGCATCTCCAGACCTGGATAACCTGCTCGCCGACGATCTGTTGGCCGAGTGGAAGTCGCTCGTTGATCTTCGTCTGCGACAACTAGGCTAAAAAGCGGCCAGGCTGATGAGAGCCTGGCCCAAGGACTTAACAGCATTTGCTGCCATTTTGGTTGGTTGTGAGGATCGCTCCAACCTTCCTGCCACTATAACTGCCCCTCGTGACGACCGCGTGACGGGGGCGCCCCGTACACCGTTAACCGTTATCCGAGAACCGGGAATCCAGAGTTGGATTGCGATTTCTTCGACCCATTTAACGCTTAAGCGAATCCTAAAAATGACACCGATAGTATATAACCACGATTTAGAACTCGTCATGGCCATGCCAGAACTGACCACGTGGGAGACTGAGCCGCTCCTCGAAGGCTACGACCCCGAAACCAAAGAAGGGGAATTTAAGATTGCGCCCGCCAAGTGGATTTGGTTGCCATCCGAGCGCACATTGCCATGCACGTTCGTGATGTTCCGCAAGCAATTCGAACTTGAAAAGGTTCCAAAGTTCGCCCGAGGGTGGATTGCGGCCGATAGCCGCTATGTTCTGTACGTGAACGGCGAGCGCATCCAATTTGGGCCGGCACCGCACGACCCTCGCCATGCCGAAGCCGACCCAGTCGATATCGCCCGCTATCTGAAGAAAGGGACCAATGTGATCGGTGTGCACGTGCTGTTCTACGGGCAAGGCGATGGCACATGGCCAACAGGCAAGCCTGGACTGATTTTCCGTGTGAACGTTGGAAGGGAAGTGATCGCGAGCGACAATACGTGGAAGTGCTCGGTCGATCGTTCACGGACGCCTGGCCGCGCAAAGCGCTGGTATCTGCGCGCTCTGCAGGAGGACTATGACGCGTCGAAGTTCTGGCACGGCTGGAACTTTGCAAATTATGCGACAGACCTCTATTGGTACGACGCCGAAGAGTTGAAGACGCCAGGAAATGCGGCGGCGATCGCTAGTCCGTACCCTTCCTACGGGGAAGACATCGCCCTTGCCCAAACCAAGGGCTCGACGCTGATCGGCCGGTCGATCCCGATGATGGTGGAGGAAGAACTGCACGCCCCACTCTTCGAGTACTTCCGAGTCAATTGGAAGGGAAATCCGAACGACTGGTTCGACTTTCGTGTGCCGGGGCTGATGGAGACCTCGCGTAGCGAACCTCCCGAACGGTTGGGGCCAGGATGCCATCTGCTCACCTACGAACTGCCTTTCCTGATGATCGGCTGGCCGGAAGTATTTTGCTCGAAGGCACCCGAGGGCGCGATTATCGAACTGATCTGCCAGGAGAGTCGGTCCGACGATCAGACGTTGTTGGATACACAGTTCTTTGCTTGGACTCGGTTCCGGTTGAGCCCCGACCAGAGCAGGTACGAGCCCTTTGACTACGAAGCTTGTAAGTACATCCAGCTTCACGTCGAAGTCCCGCCCGGCAAGAGTATGAGTAGACCGAGTGTTTCTTTCCGGCGGCGTGTACTGCTCACTAACCACGCCCAAAGACTCGAGGTCGATAATCCGCGCCTGCAAATGCTGATGGTGGCGTCCGATCTGACCCTCAAGAATTCGGCCCAAGACATTGTCGTGGATGGCATGGCGCGCGAGCGACAGCAGTACGCCGGGGACTGCGCCCACCAGCTTCATGCCGTGCGCCAAGCACACGGAAACATCTCCATTTCTCGTCGCTTCCTTCGGCAGTTTGGCTATGGGCAAATGGAGAACGGCGTGTGGTTTGACTCCTGGCCGGCCTATGACCGCTACGCTCGCTTAGCCCAACGCCAGTTGGGGCTGACCAATTGGGGACCGCTGGTGGATCATTCCATCGGGTTCGTGATCGAGCACATTAACCACTGGTTGCAAACCGGTGAGCGCCAACCGTACGAAGAGAATCGGGACCGCATCGTGCGGTTCATGGATTATCTTCAGACCATCACGGGGCTGGATGGCTTGCTTAGGGTCGAAGACCTTGGTACCGAAGCGGTGTGGCTAGATCATGACTCCTTCCAGGAGCAAGCGCACAAGAAACTGGCCTTCAATCTCTACGCTCTCCAGATGCGTGTGATGCTGGGCTGGATTGAGGGTGAGCCGCCGAATTTGGACTTGGAAATCGATGCGATCCGACGTCAGTTCTGGCATGACAAAGTGGGCGCTTTCATCAACAACCGTTACGAAATCGCCTCCCGCGGGGCGCGGTACTGTGACCGGTCGATTTCGCACCTCTTTTGGCTCCACGCGCACGGTATCGAGATCGCTCCCGACCTGACCAAGGCCATCGACCTACTGGTCCGCCAACCCAAGTCGCTTGGCATCGGCTATCCGGCGAATTCGGTTTGGCGGCATTGGGCATTGGCAAGAATCGGGCGCGTTGATCTGATCATCGACGAGTTGATGACGAGATGGGCGACGATGGCCTCGGTTCGGCAGACGACCACGATTCAGGAGATGTGGAACGCCGTTCCGGGTGGGAAGGATCAGATGAGTCATTGCGCCGTTGCCCCGACCATCGCGATGCACCAAGCGGTGCTTGGTGCCGGTCAGAATCCTGATGGAAGTTGGTTCATTCGACCGCAGATGGGCAGTCTGAGGTCCATCGATATTCATAGCTGGACTCCGTTCGGCAAGCTATGCTTCAAGGCAGATCTGGGCTTGGACGACTACGTTTGCCGTCTCATCAAACCGTCGGGAATGCCACTCACAATCCGGACTTCGACGCCACTTGAGTTACCATTCCGGGACCGTGGTCATGAGTTCTCGACCGACCTTACCGAGATGTCCCTGGTCGAATTCCGGCTCTCGCCGTACGCGGAGAATAGGCTGATCTACGAAATCGAAAAGGTGGACTGAAAGTCCCCGCCGAAAACCGGAAAAGGCTTAGAATCGTAGGTGAGACCATGATCGCTCCCATCTTTGCCGCCTTTGCCCTGGCCTCGTTGCAGACTGGCAAACCTTCGATTGCGCTGTCGGCAATGCCGCGCGAGCCATTGGGGGAAGAAACCATGCTCGACGCCCTGCGCGACGAGATTCGATTGGAGGTTCAGGGAGCCTACGTCAGCGTCAAGTGGAGCGATTTGGAGAATGATCAGCCGTTCAATGCGAAAGCGATGCAGGATGCTCTTGGCATGGCAAAGTTCATCGGCGGCGACTCGATTGTGGTGTGCATCAAGGCCGTCGATACAAGCGTGAAATCGGTTCCGATCGCCTATGCGACGCGAAAGTTCGACGACCCGGAGGTCGTGAAGCACTGGGAAGACATGCTTCAGCAAGTGATTCCGCTCCTGCCGAAGCAGACAAAAGCGATCGCATTGGGCAACGAGGTGGATGTGTACTTCCACAATCATCCTGACGAGTTACCGAGCTTCATGGAGTTGGTCAAGACGACGCGCGCGTTCCTAAAGGGGGCGGGGGTTAAGGCGCCGATCGGCATGATTACAAGTTTTGACGGCCTTCAACGCCATCCCGATTTGGTGAAGCAGATTCAGTCTGGGTTCGACGTGACGATGATGACGTACTACCCGTTGGATCAGACTTTCCAGGTTCTGCCAATGGAGGATGTGGGCAGGCACTTCGATTCGATGCTGGCAGTCGCGGGATCAAAGCCGCTTTTCCTGACGGAAGTTGGGTGCCCGGCAGGGGAGTCCAACAAAAGCAGTGAAGACCTACAGGCTCAGTTTGTGGCCAAAGTATTCGACCAGCTTAAGCAGCGGGGAAGCAAGATCAGTTTCGCCAACTACTTCATGCAGGGCGACTATCCCAACCAAATGCTCGACATGTTCGAGCAGTATTATCAATTCAAGGACGACAACTTCCGCAGCTACCTGGGGACGCTGGGACTGAGGAAGTCCGATGGTACGCCTCGAAAGGCGTACGCCGAATTTAAGCGGCAGATGCGCGCCTGGGTGGGCGAGTAGCCTACTTCAGAATTCGGCGCGTGCCTTTGACCGCCACGTAGAGTCGGGCGTATCGAGAAACCTTCGAACGAAGAAAATTCAACATAAGAACCAAAACCCTCCAATTTCCATCGGAGACAGGTTGAGTATAAAGCGGTTTGTGAGGTTTTTGAGTTCAGAAACCTAAACCTGGCAGACTTGCCGAGACAAACCCGGTAAAGCGGTCGGGACAGCCTCTCAAGTAAACTTTGAGGCATGAATCCTGGGTTCGAAACCTGGCTCTCCGACCAACTCCAAGTCCTCCGCGACCAAAACCTGTACAAGGTGCCGAAGATTCTCGAATCGCCAGCCGGTGGCCGCGTTCGGATGAACGGCAAGGAGGTCGTGAACCTCTCTAGCAATAACTACCTGGGACTTGCGAACCACCCGAAAGTGCGCCAGGCTGCCCTCGATGCGATCGAGAAGTGGGGCGTCGGCGCAGGTGCGGTCCGATGGATCGGCGGCACGATGACGGTTCACCAGGAATTGGAAGAGAAGCTGGCCGAGTTCAAGCATACGGAGGCTGTTCTGGTTTTCACCGGTGGATTCACGGCCAACTCCGGGTGCATTCCTGCAGTTTTGACCGATAAGGACGTGGTCATCAGCGACGAGTTGAACCATGCGTCGATCATTGATGGCGTGCGCCTTAGTCCAGCTGAGTACAAGAAGTCGGCGGGCTGGGTTTATGGCCATAAGGACATGGACCAGCTTGAGGACTGT
It includes:
- a CDS encoding Bacterial alpha-L-rhamnosidase; this encodes MRAWPKDLTAFAAILVGCEDRSNLPATITAPRDDRVTGAPRTPLTVIREPGIQSWIAISSTHLTLKRILKMTPIVYNHDLELVMAMPELTTWETEPLLEGYDPETKEGEFKIAPAKWIWLPSERTLPCTFVMFRKQFELEKVPKFARGWIAADSRYVLYVNGERIQFGPAPHDPRHAEADPVDIARYLKKGTNVIGVHVLFYGQGDGTWPTGKPGLIFRVNVGREVIASDNTWKCSVDRSRTPGRAKRWYLRALQEDYDASKFWHGWNFANYATDLYWYDAEELKTPGNAAAIASPYPSYGEDIALAQTKGSTLIGRSIPMMVEEELHAPLFEYFRVNWKGNPNDWFDFRVPGLMETSRSEPPERLGPGCHLLTYELPFLMIGWPEVFCSKAPEGAIIELICQESRSDDQTLLDTQFFAWTRFRLSPDQSRYEPFDYEACKYIQLHVEVPPGKSMSRPSVSFRRRVLLTNHAQRLEVDNPRLQMLMVASDLTLKNSAQDIVVDGMARERQQYAGDCAHQLHAVRQAHGNISISRRFLRQFGYGQMENGVWFDSWPAYDRYARLAQRQLGLTNWGPLVDHSIGFVIEHINHWLQTGERQPYEENRDRIVRFMDYLQTITGLDGLLRVEDLGTEAVWLDHDSFQEQAHKKLAFNLYALQMRVMLGWIEGEPPNLDLEIDAIRRQFWHDKVGAFINNRYEIASRGARYCDRSISHLFWLHAHGIEIAPDLTKAIDLLVRQPKSLGIGYPANSVWRHWALARIGRVDLIIDELMTRWATMASVRQTTTIQEMWNAVPGGKDQMSHCAVAPTIAMHQAVLGAGQNPDGSWFIRPQMGSLRSIDIHSWTPFGKLCFKADLGLDDYVCRLIKPSGMPLTIRTSTPLELPFRDRGHEFSTDLTEMSLVEFRLSPYAENRLIYEIEKVD